From Amycolatopsis sp. cg9, one genomic window encodes:
- a CDS encoding RIP homotypic interaction motif-containing protein produces MIGDLLDVVAAGLAAGAAAGAKDTASVAVKDAYAGLVGGIRRRFGAKAAERLEDAARDDAAPDKHRRIRDELARALDEAALEPDDELVAAARTLLDRTGGKYTVDVRESQGVQVGDHNSMTLNFGPHPPR; encoded by the coding sequence ATGATCGGGGATCTGCTGGACGTGGTGGCCGCCGGACTGGCCGCGGGCGCGGCGGCCGGGGCGAAGGACACCGCTTCGGTGGCGGTGAAGGATGCCTACGCCGGCCTCGTCGGCGGGATCCGCCGCCGGTTCGGGGCGAAGGCGGCCGAACGGCTCGAGGACGCCGCCCGCGACGACGCCGCCCCGGACAAGCACCGGCGGATCCGGGACGAGCTGGCCCGGGCCCTCGACGAGGCGGCCCTCGAGCCGGACGACGAGCTGGTCGCCGCCGCCCGCACCCTGCTCGACCGGACCGGCGGCAAGTACACCGTCGACGTCCGCGAGTCCCAGGGCGTGCAAGTCGGCGACCACAACTCGATGACGCTGAACTTCGGCCCGCACCCGCCGCGGTGA
- a CDS encoding AAA family ATPase: protein MTEPRPPAVDARHGQGVQIGDHTTQHIHLPAGAGAGAVVTAVHADPGTGVFVGREPDLGRLAAFLAPGGTAGAGVVQGMGGSGKTALVRRAAAAAVERDWFPGGAVFADLRGYEPVAADRIRPGRVFAPVLRALGVPAEGIPSDAAQQPAAYHRHLDALAGQGRRVLVVLDNAADLDQVRDLLPTPMAARTHRVLITSRDAVPLPGADRVELGVLPPGEAAELLRAVLEQRVPGDPRPAAEAGAVAEVLRWCGFLPQAVVIAAGVLAGEPDLAAGELAEELADTRTRLDVLDDGSGGVLTAFLASWDRLRTHDPEAARLLCLLTIAPGPDIGLSAAAAVLGTDEAVARVRLRVLTRAHLLLGGPRRWEFHDLLRLAVTRHAVAALGLAEADLAAATDRVLGHHLDTTRAASDWLATVRSRVPPPADSRFAGWDEASAWLDAERACLVAAVAVAGETSRDRTAVDLAAALSGLLSWRRQVADWVGVAEVADRAVRRLRDRPATVRASENLGAALIEAGRFEEAVSALGTARLVGRVLLDDLASEARVCDDLGLALQGTADFAGAAGQHHHALELFRELGDRRGEAVALSHLGNVFRQWGEYSRAIRAQAAAAEVFAEIGDRAGEAMARGNLAMTLHRIGSSGAAVTEFLAVRAVFHELGDRHGEGQAWRNLGVVFRDVGRPGHASTAFFAAAERYAEAGDRRAEVRAWREVERLYREAGRPDDARLAAERAGAEGEDEPIRSLRGWRIRA from the coding sequence GTGACCGAGCCGCGCCCGCCGGCGGTCGACGCCCGGCACGGGCAGGGCGTGCAGATCGGCGACCACACCACGCAGCACATCCACCTGCCGGCCGGTGCCGGTGCCGGCGCGGTGGTGACCGCGGTCCACGCCGACCCCGGCACCGGGGTGTTCGTGGGCCGGGAGCCGGACCTCGGCCGGCTGGCCGCGTTCCTGGCTCCCGGCGGGACCGCCGGCGCGGGTGTCGTGCAGGGGATGGGCGGCAGCGGCAAGACCGCGCTGGTCCGGCGGGCCGCCGCGGCGGCGGTGGAACGGGACTGGTTCCCCGGTGGCGCGGTGTTCGCCGACCTGCGCGGCTACGAGCCGGTCGCGGCGGACCGGATCAGGCCCGGCCGGGTGTTCGCGCCGGTGCTGCGGGCCCTGGGCGTGCCGGCCGAGGGGATCCCGTCCGACGCCGCCCAGCAGCCGGCCGCCTACCACCGCCACCTCGACGCGCTGGCCGGGCAGGGCCGGCGGGTACTGGTGGTCCTGGACAACGCGGCCGACCTCGACCAGGTCCGGGACCTGCTGCCCACACCCATGGCCGCCCGCACCCACCGGGTGCTGATCACGTCCCGCGACGCGGTGCCGCTGCCCGGGGCCGACCGGGTGGAGCTGGGCGTGCTGCCCCCGGGCGAGGCCGCGGAGCTGCTGCGCGCCGTGCTGGAGCAGCGGGTCCCGGGGGACCCCCGGCCGGCCGCCGAGGCCGGCGCGGTCGCGGAAGTGCTGCGGTGGTGCGGGTTCCTGCCCCAGGCGGTGGTGATCGCCGCCGGCGTCCTGGCCGGCGAACCGGACCTGGCCGCCGGCGAACTCGCCGAGGAGCTGGCCGACACGCGAACCCGCCTCGACGTGCTGGACGACGGTTCCGGCGGGGTGCTGACGGCGTTCCTCGCGTCCTGGGATCGGCTGCGCACCCACGACCCGGAGGCCGCCCGGCTGCTCTGCCTGCTGACGATCGCGCCCGGCCCGGACATCGGCCTTTCCGCCGCGGCGGCGGTGCTGGGGACGGACGAGGCGGTCGCCCGGGTCCGCCTGCGCGTGCTGACCCGCGCCCACCTCCTGCTCGGCGGCCCGCGGCGCTGGGAGTTCCACGATTTGCTGCGCCTGGCCGTCACGCGGCACGCCGTCGCCGCCCTCGGGCTCGCAGAGGCGGACCTGGCCGCCGCGACCGACCGGGTGCTCGGCCACCACCTGGACACGACGCGGGCCGCGTCGGACTGGCTGGCGACGGTGCGCTCGCGCGTCCCGCCCCCGGCGGACAGCCGCTTCGCCGGGTGGGACGAGGCCTCGGCCTGGCTGGACGCCGAACGGGCCTGCCTGGTCGCCGCGGTCGCCGTGGCCGGGGAGACGTCGCGGGACCGGACGGCGGTGGACCTGGCTGCCGCCCTGTCCGGCCTCTTGTCCTGGCGGCGGCAGGTGGCCGACTGGGTCGGCGTCGCGGAGGTCGCCGACCGCGCGGTCCGGCGGCTGCGCGATCGGCCGGCGACGGTGCGGGCGAGCGAGAACCTGGGGGCGGCGCTGATCGAGGCCGGCCGCTTCGAGGAAGCCGTCAGCGCCCTGGGTACCGCCCGGCTGGTGGGCCGAGTCCTCCTCGACGACCTGGCGAGCGAAGCGCGCGTGTGCGACGACCTGGGCTTGGCGCTGCAGGGCACGGCCGATTTCGCGGGCGCGGCGGGGCAGCACCACCACGCGCTCGAGCTGTTCCGGGAACTCGGCGACCGGCGCGGTGAAGCGGTGGCCCTGAGCCACTTGGGGAACGTCTTCCGGCAGTGGGGTGAGTACTCGCGCGCGATCCGGGCGCAGGCCGCCGCGGCCGAGGTCTTCGCGGAGATCGGTGACCGGGCCGGCGAAGCGATGGCGCGGGGCAACCTGGCGATGACGCTGCACCGGATCGGCTCGTCGGGCGCGGCGGTCACCGAGTTCCTGGCCGTCCGCGCCGTCTTCCACGAGCTCGGCGACCGCCACGGCGAGGGGCAGGCGTGGCGCAACCTCGGCGTCGTGTTCCGCGACGTGGGGCGGCCCGGCCACGCCTCGACCGCGTTCTTCGCCGCGGCCGAGCGCTACGCGGAGGCCGGTGACCGGCGTGCGGAAGTCCGGGCGTGGCGCGAGGTGGAACGCCTGTACCGCGAGGCCGGCCGGCCCGACGATGCCCGGCTTGCCGCGGAACGGGCCGGCGCGGAGGGCGAGGACGAGCCGATCCGGTCCCTGCGGGGGTGGCGGATCCGGGCGTGA
- a CDS encoding FG-GAP-like repeat-containing protein, with protein sequence MNRTGIVRTAAVTGVAAAALSLAAAVPALAAPGPVTTAADLDGDGEPETVTAQQTGDDQLISATVHGTYTSIHLPADSQFGVEAPRVTDLNGDGRAELVVTQSVGANTTFFSALHFDGRNLSPVVGPDGQPFSFAEGGGVAAHLGYGCTPFEGGRAVVVVASENDDVSRPAEQFTYSGTRTVYTLRDGALSVQESTPVTARPATDPLLAVDEAGCS encoded by the coding sequence ATGAACCGCACCGGAATCGTCCGCACCGCCGCCGTCACCGGCGTGGCCGCCGCCGCGCTGAGCCTCGCCGCCGCCGTCCCGGCGCTGGCCGCGCCCGGCCCCGTGACCACCGCGGCCGACCTCGACGGCGACGGGGAGCCGGAGACCGTCACCGCGCAGCAGACGGGGGACGACCAGCTGATCTCGGCCACGGTGCACGGCACCTACACCTCGATCCACCTGCCGGCGGACAGCCAGTTCGGCGTCGAGGCCCCGCGGGTGACCGACCTCAACGGCGACGGCCGCGCCGAGCTGGTCGTGACCCAGTCGGTCGGCGCCAACACGACGTTCTTCTCCGCGCTGCACTTCGACGGCCGCAACCTCAGCCCCGTCGTCGGCCCGGACGGCCAGCCGTTCTCCTTCGCGGAAGGCGGCGGCGTCGCCGCCCACCTCGGCTACGGGTGCACGCCGTTCGAAGGCGGCCGCGCGGTGGTCGTCGTCGCCAGCGAGAACGACGACGTCAGCCGCCCGGCCGAGCAGTTCACCTACTCGGGCACCCGCACGGTCTACACCCTGCGCGACGGCGCGCTGAGCGTCCAGGAGTCGACGCCGGTCACCGCCCGGCCCGCGACCGACCCGCTGCTCGCCGTGGACGAGGCCGGCTGTTCCTGA